The proteins below are encoded in one region of Phaseolus vulgaris cultivar G19833 chromosome 1, P. vulgaris v2.0, whole genome shotgun sequence:
- the LOC137813543 gene encoding early nodulin-93-like, whose product MGIPSELRDILLPNKKGVFVASPAEERKILRTKQCTSEGVRAGFKAASIACVASAVPTLTAVRVIPWAKANLNYTAQALIISAASIAAYFITADKTILECARKNAQLEDALRHKQQ is encoded by the exons ATGGGTATTCCATCCGAACTGCGGGACATCTTGTTACCCAACAAAAAAGGTGTCTTTGTGGCTTCTCCCGCAGAGGAGAGGAAGATTTTGAGGACCAAGCAATGCACTAGTG AAGGTGTGCGTGCTGGATTCAAGGCAGCTTCCATTGCTTGTGTTGCCAGTGCTGTGCCTACT TTGACTGCTGTTCGTGTGATCCCATGGGCAAAGGCAAACCTCAATTATACTGCTCAGGCACTTATAATATCGGCTG CATCCATCGCTGCATACTTCATCACTGCTGATAAAACTATCTTGGAGTGTGCAAGGAAAAATGCCCAGCTTGAAGATGCTTTGAGACACAAacaacaatag